The following coding sequences lie in one Sedimentibacter sp. MB35-C1 genomic window:
- a CDS encoding S-layer homology domain-containing protein, with amino-acid sequence MKRKFMFRRIIATVLTIVMVAALLPVSAFAYVGAMDRDVGGITAGNKDGYYYLQNSYIGFYIRQQDGNLITVPSQKTLNDVKGMGATESYAFYAQTIREVEIDPISTDMSREIFPLSRSMTIKSDTENPKLVQNLYFENGTIIKITYELVQIDKGAPNGTSGNITGHDDYDSGKTWGVLSEAKIINVPEGSSIRVMTRHNSFGSAGHSVAGNIRLGRSTYAYDYIDRTGGYTHYSAPLYSTTDNMDPSYDGYYITEVFTDSFSYANQFIALDGYATAVAWASDGQGGWIPTLLSGVSGHLNRYADSLSYSQNNSSVSVNHDFYFNESTWALWGFRDLYELGASNIPADPVSIPADAACLGIVSSGSTFSAQPGKNETELKSSYGDNLVAVFRGTFEQVSGKFIFKNNAVQLSPSLTATWTEGGGFSVASNGTVTVQNVHLSAPTFKFYKPKSISDDSLRFSYIDGKLKIDIDPDKNGAILHIDIPGAKCRLETVTATTGGNLIFTGEMGISTPFIDAASIDMKRLGMGTKNNTFGITGVEASGNVDMEKLLGLGIGSASAEINTFPGEERYAFELEVNVFDMLEAEGELELKRIYTGALIPNTLELSVASEVGVPMVPPVVVAELNGLSGGFSNLAETINGDYSAIPPIKLTIGAKGSVLEVIEGWYKVTLGAGYYEATLSDGTILEIPIIDKYSWYMGLSGDVRNYKGINYTGLMVNGGMKLDIVVTKNKPFIKAGGEFNASAFAGVGNSSGGKRMYVVLGADGKIYGLVQIPKEAWAFGDLKLLSAEIALAMGGQTDFAITNTSVSDAARSAFHNISGYGGVAYTGSIIGLPFRVYYIFQDKDVGIRVGAWWDEFEPFDPSPYKQALLDEDTGEQVGILVTNDNIILLASSTWDGELGMIAEKSGSTTPTGIAGRGIYDSGVTGVTITQTDDTEKRYEVEFADGILDSDHLALSLILKQGSSATPQQLLSGMSIRSSGSTTFSAILAEYNEDGEITNPDEVNTVLGDDYVTLKLPNRGTWNFDSSEEPFDIVCYYASPYASITSMNINLAGELSGTVQDMDISTSYVLRIYLGDEKGGTDYLISQSEVPDNGEIREVISLSGGAVPSGSYYATTVLLEQINEDFDGDGNVEDDEIAFIKTDDYELGDSQKVIYTNTLQPHMAEDVELKSVGSETMRAIWKEPSSGPEADGYYVRLYQKDGSDWITTGANYLLKSEELIKDADGAYSLDMAVTAGNNNDMISPLDANKDYKIGVTAFRYLMDEDEDGKNESFPAESAEVQSSEQYLPKASFPQLTYIPQPVNDGENTMKLLYIKDKTEVIIESDVNAKIVVSRMDIDEDSAGAVLAQSNDMSSSTLIFETPEDFEGALNLKVTVTDAEGDVAVDYLGLRLDNVPPLITLDSDSFRANYNTGTFSVTGVTESNAKVMLAGPIITADETNGAELNNLDENNQVIADENGEFTLNGQLIPADLWRTAAESATILLQSKDSADNISTTAFAQIIREQQSTGTNSAGTSAVPVVSSILIAPEENPGQPVTAVISVTENENIPDNVIADAIAKAQAYAKDYGKTSNGISVALDFTMLQQDSLGITLSRAALNSLMSAGVTELEINGTTVSLGLDLKALKEILNQSSGDVTITIDPATGLSEQAQTLIDSRYVYDVNISYINDGKIVSVSDLGSGTATLSISYMPYENEAAGYLFGVYVDAEGNVKRIPGSAYDTGSSSLIITTDHLSLYGIGYTEPGAKFTDIVSHWGREYIDYAVGRGLLSGTSDTTFDPDAAMTRGMLVTVLGRMAGADVKDYTASNFDDVPKDKYYQPYVEWAYKNGIVKGIGNQQFAPDRSVTREEIAVICANYAKAIGYELPVIREKTTYVDGSDIGDVYKDAVTAIQQSGIMTGDNGNKFNPKLSATRAEVSAMLYRYIKLTINPATANGWAMNDAGQYFYYKDGKVLSGWQNIGGVKYFFNIDDTLKTGWVKDEENWRYYSDNQMITGWWDIGGKWYYFYDDGSLARSATIDGYELDENGMRKTK; translated from the coding sequence ATGAAACGAAAATTTATGTTTAGGAGGATAATAGCAACAGTTCTGACTATAGTTATGGTTGCGGCCTTGTTACCTGTTTCTGCATTTGCCTATGTGGGAGCGATGGACCGGGATGTAGGTGGAATTACAGCGGGAAACAAGGACGGTTACTATTATCTTCAAAACTCTTACATCGGATTTTATATTAGACAGCAGGACGGCAATTTAATTACTGTGCCGTCTCAGAAAACATTGAATGACGTTAAGGGAATGGGTGCAACGGAAAGCTACGCATTTTATGCCCAGACAATTAGGGAAGTAGAAATTGATCCCATAAGTACGGATATGAGCCGTGAGATATTTCCACTCAGTAGAAGTATGACTATTAAGTCTGACACGGAAAATCCCAAGTTAGTGCAGAACTTATATTTTGAAAACGGAACAATAATTAAGATTACGTACGAGCTGGTGCAGATTGACAAAGGAGCACCAAATGGAACTAGTGGAAACATAACAGGCCATGATGATTATGATTCGGGAAAAACCTGGGGAGTACTTTCCGAAGCGAAAATCATCAATGTTCCCGAAGGCTCAAGCATACGCGTAATGACTCGCCATAATAGTTTTGGAAGTGCCGGTCACAGTGTTGCGGGCAATATTCGTCTGGGCCGCAGTACATATGCCTATGACTATATTGATCGTACCGGAGGCTATACTCATTATTCGGCTCCGCTATATTCAACTACGGATAATATGGATCCATCGTATGATGGCTATTATATCACCGAAGTATTTACTGATTCCTTTTCCTATGCAAACCAGTTTATAGCTCTTGATGGATATGCGACGGCTGTTGCGTGGGCCAGTGACGGTCAAGGGGGTTGGATACCCACTCTGCTTTCCGGTGTGAGTGGACACTTAAACAGATATGCTGATTCGCTAAGTTATTCGCAGAATAATTCTTCGGTAAGTGTCAATCATGATTTTTATTTTAACGAATCAACATGGGCACTGTGGGGATTCCGCGATTTGTATGAGCTTGGAGCTTCGAATATTCCCGCTGATCCTGTGTCTATTCCGGCAGATGCGGCTTGCTTGGGTATTGTTAGTAGCGGAAGCACATTTTCGGCTCAGCCCGGGAAAAATGAGACTGAATTGAAATCCAGTTACGGCGATAATTTGGTTGCGGTTTTCCGCGGTACTTTTGAGCAGGTTTCCGGCAAATTTATCTTTAAAAATAATGCGGTTCAGCTTTCGCCTTCGCTAACTGCCACGTGGACGGAAGGCGGAGGGTTTTCTGTAGCATCCAACGGAACGGTAACTGTACAGAATGTCCATCTGTCTGCACCTACCTTTAAATTCTATAAGCCCAAATCCATTTCTGATGACAGCCTGAGATTTTCGTATATCGACGGAAAGCTAAAAATTGATATTGACCCGGACAAAAACGGTGCGATTCTTCATATCGACATACCAGGAGCCAAGTGCAGGTTAGAGACTGTCACGGCAACTACGGGTGGCAACTTAATTTTCACTGGCGAAATGGGTATTTCCACACCTTTTATTGATGCGGCTAGTATAGATATGAAACGATTGGGTATGGGAACTAAAAACAATACCTTTGGTATTACTGGAGTGGAGGCATCCGGTAATGTTGATATGGAAAAACTTTTAGGGCTTGGAATAGGCAGTGCTTCAGCAGAAATTAATACATTTCCCGGAGAGGAACGCTATGCCTTCGAGCTTGAAGTTAACGTGTTCGACATGTTAGAGGCAGAAGGAGAGCTGGAGCTGAAGCGTATTTATACAGGTGCACTTATTCCTAATACATTGGAACTTAGTGTGGCATCTGAAGTTGGTGTCCCAATGGTGCCTCCGGTTGTGGTTGCCGAGCTCAACGGATTGAGCGGCGGTTTCAGCAATCTGGCAGAAACTATCAACGGCGATTATTCTGCAATTCCACCTATTAAGCTTACAATTGGTGCAAAAGGAAGCGTGCTGGAGGTAATTGAAGGTTGGTATAAAGTAACCCTTGGAGCTGGCTATTACGAGGCAACACTTTCGGACGGAACAATTCTGGAAATTCCTATTATTGATAAGTATAGCTGGTATATGGGGCTTTCCGGAGATGTGCGCAATTACAAGGGCATAAATTATACCGGCCTCATGGTTAATGGTGGCATGAAGCTGGATATTGTAGTTACAAAGAATAAGCCTTTCATTAAAGCCGGGGGTGAGTTCAATGCTTCGGCATTTGCCGGAGTAGGCAATTCTTCAGGGGGCAAGAGGATGTACGTAGTGCTTGGTGCAGACGGCAAGATTTATGGACTGGTGCAAATTCCGAAGGAGGCATGGGCATTTGGTGATCTTAAGCTGCTCAGTGCGGAGATTGCACTTGCCATGGGCGGACAGACTGATTTTGCCATTACAAATACCTCGGTGAGCGATGCAGCCAGAAGCGCCTTTCACAATATTTCTGGCTATGGCGGCGTGGCTTATACAGGAAGTATTATAGGCCTTCCTTTCCGTGTTTATTATATCTTCCAGGATAAGGATGTGGGAATTAGGGTTGGAGCCTGGTGGGATGAATTTGAACCCTTTGATCCCAGCCCTTACAAACAAGCTCTGCTAGATGAAGACACCGGGGAACAGGTTGGAATTCTTGTAACTAATGATAATATTATTCTGCTTGCTTCAAGCACATGGGACGGAGAGCTGGGTATGATTGCTGAAAAATCCGGCAGTACAACTCCAACTGGCATAGCAGGCAGAGGTATATATGATTCTGGAGTTACAGGTGTTACTATAACTCAAACAGACGACACAGAAAAAAGATATGAGGTTGAATTTGCAGATGGCATTCTTGACTCTGATCATCTTGCATTATCTTTGATACTGAAGCAGGGTTCAAGTGCAACTCCTCAGCAGCTGTTAAGCGGCATGAGCATTAGGAGTTCAGGAAGCACAACATTTTCAGCCATACTTGCCGAGTATAACGAAGATGGTGAGATAACCAACCCGGACGAGGTAAACACAGTCTTGGGGGATGATTATGTGACGCTGAAGCTGCCAAACAGAGGAACATGGAATTTTGATTCATCTGAAGAACCGTTTGATATTGTTTGCTATTATGCAAGCCCTTATGCCTCTATTACGAGCATGAATATTAATCTTGCAGGGGAGCTATCAGGTACTGTACAGGATATGGACATTAGTACATCATACGTTCTGCGAATCTATCTCGGAGATGAAAAGGGTGGTACAGATTATCTTATTTCGCAGAGCGAAGTCCCGGATAACGGCGAAATCAGAGAAGTTATTTCACTTTCCGGCGGTGCAGTTCCTTCAGGAAGCTATTATGCAACCACAGTGCTGCTGGAGCAAATTAATGAGGATTTTGACGGTGACGGAAATGTAGAAGATGATGAAATTGCTTTCATAAAAACAGATGATTATGAACTTGGTGATAGTCAGAAAGTTATTTATACTAACACCCTCCAACCGCACATGGCTGAGGATGTTGAGCTTAAATCCGTAGGTAGCGAGACTATGCGCGCAATCTGGAAAGAGCCTTCAAGCGGACCTGAAGCGGATGGTTATTACGTCAGGCTGTATCAGAAAGACGGTAGCGATTGGATTACCACAGGAGCGAATTATTTATTGAAGTCAGAGGAACTGATTAAGGATGCAGATGGTGCATATAGTCTCGATATGGCTGTCACGGCGGGAAATAACAATGACATGATTTCTCCGTTGGATGCAAATAAAGACTATAAAATCGGCGTAACAGCCTTCAGATATCTCATGGACGAGGATGAGGACGGCAAGAACGAAAGCTTTCCTGCTGAAAGTGCGGAAGTGCAGAGCAGCGAACAATATTTACCTAAGGCGAGCTTCCCGCAGCTTACTTATATACCGCAGCCTGTCAATGATGGCGAAAACACTATGAAGCTTCTTTACATTAAGGATAAGACTGAAGTCATCATCGAATCTGATGTAAATGCAAAAATCGTTGTATCACGTATGGATATTGACGAGGATTCGGCCGGAGCTGTGCTGGCACAGTCGAATGATATGAGCAGCTCCACACTTATCTTTGAAACCCCTGAGGACTTTGAAGGTGCACTCAATCTGAAAGTTACGGTGACAGACGCAGAGGGGGACGTTGCGGTGGATTATCTGGGGCTGAGGCTTGATAATGTGCCACCGTTGATTACGTTGGACAGCGATTCATTCCGGGCGAATTATAATACCGGTACATTTAGTGTTACCGGCGTTACAGAGTCCAATGCGAAGGTAATGCTGGCAGGACCGATTATCACGGCGGATGAAACAAACGGTGCTGAGCTTAACAACCTCGATGAAAACAATCAGGTGATAGCAGACGAAAATGGAGAGTTTACCTTGAATGGGCAATTAATCCCGGCGGATTTATGGCGTACCGCAGCAGAAAGTGCTACCATTCTGCTTCAGTCAAAGGATTCTGCAGACAATATATCTACCACTGCCTTTGCGCAGATAATACGAGAACAGCAATCGACAGGGACAAATTCCGCGGGAACATCTGCCGTGCCGGTTGTATCAAGCATTTTGATTGCGCCGGAGGAAAATCCGGGACAGCCGGTAACAGCAGTTATTTCTGTTACAGAAAATGAAAACATACCAGATAATGTTATTGCGGATGCCATTGCCAAGGCACAGGCATATGCAAAGGATTATGGTAAGACATCAAACGGTATTTCAGTTGCATTGGATTTCACTATGCTTCAGCAAGACTCATTGGGGATAACATTAAGCAGAGCTGCTTTGAACAGCCTTATGAGTGCCGGAGTAACTGAGCTTGAAATAAACGGCACAACAGTTTCTCTTGGCCTTGATCTTAAAGCCCTGAAGGAAATTCTGAACCAAAGCTCGGGGGATGTAACTATAACCATTGATCCGGCGACAGGACTTTCTGAACAGGCGCAGACACTTATAGACAGCCGGTATGTGTACGATGTAAATATAAGCTATATCAATGATGGAAAAATTGTCAGTGTAAGTGATCTTGGCAGTGGAACAGCAACTCTTTCAATCTCTTATATGCCATATGAAAATGAGGCGGCAGGATATCTGTTTGGTGTATACGTTGATGCGGAGGGAAATGTAAAACGAATACCTGGGTCTGCTTATGATACCGGTAGCAGCAGCTTGATTATTACTACTGATCACTTATCGCTATACGGTATAGGCTATACAGAACCAGGTGCAAAATTTACCGATATTGTCAGTCACTGGGGGAGGGAATACATTGATTATGCAGTCGGGCGTGGACTTCTCTCCGGAACTTCGGATACCACTTTCGACCCAGATGCTGCAATGACCCGTGGAATGCTGGTTACTGTGCTAGGAAGGATGGCTGGCGCAGATGTTAAGGATTACACTGCGAGCAACTTCGACGATGTGCCAAAGGATAAATATTATCAGCCATATGTGGAGTGGGCATATAAAAATGGTATTGTTAAAGGAATTGGAAATCAGCAGTTTGCACCTGACCGGTCTGTTACCCGTGAGGAAATAGCGGTAATTTGCGCAAACTATGCCAAAGCTATCGGTTATGAGCTGCCTGTAATACGCGAAAAAACTACCTATGTGGATGGCAGCGACATCGGTGACGTTTATAAGGATGCTGTTACAGCAATACAGCAGTCGGGTATCATGACGGGTGATAACGGAAATAAGTTTAATCCTAAGTTAAGTGCAACACGTGCCGAAGTTTCTGCCATGCTTTACCGCTACATCAAGTTAACCATTAATCCTGCCACCGCCAATGGATGGGCAATGAATGATGCCGGACAGTACT
- a CDS encoding helix-turn-helix domain-containing protein: MENVGYITAKEVAEKWNISLRRVQKLCEQGRIPGTKKFGRAWMIAADAEKPVDPRRKKKRIQDGMSSEPSDLERLIDATCVPMPIHNPDAILNIVKEEQHQLQYESELAYLRGDFEQTIRCCQRAEGNEAAKLRSSLIAVAAFISLGNYHAYTEIESYLKRCIKTNRGSDIVAIAELALASVAVSATLPNMVPDWLKEGDFSDRSVLKKPYTSYLQARYFFCVGRYEAMLNVAQTALTLSASEQEITFADIYLRVTCAIACYHLEREEEARRWLLEVMRICLPHGFITPFAEVITQLGGLIEQCLKQEFPDYYDAIISQYNRTAKNWITFHNKFAQDNITLVLSLREYHIAMLVARHVPYAKIAEKHYISVGRLKNIMMEIYDKLNISGRDELAAYIMEIKR; encoded by the coding sequence ATGGAAAATGTGGGATATATCACTGCCAAGGAAGTGGCAGAAAAATGGAATATATCATTGCGCAGAGTGCAGAAACTTTGTGAGCAGGGGCGAATTCCCGGTACCAAGAAGTTTGGCAGAGCCTGGATGATTGCTGCCGATGCAGAAAAACCTGTAGACCCACGCAGAAAGAAAAAACGTATTCAAGATGGTATGTCTTCTGAACCCTCTGATCTGGAACGTTTAATCGATGCCACTTGTGTACCGATGCCCATTCATAATCCCGATGCGATTTTAAATATTGTAAAAGAGGAGCAACATCAGCTGCAATATGAAAGCGAGCTTGCCTATCTGCGCGGTGATTTTGAGCAAACTATACGCTGCTGTCAAAGAGCCGAAGGGAATGAAGCAGCAAAGCTTCGATCATCCTTGATTGCAGTTGCAGCATTCATTAGTTTGGGAAATTACCATGCTTACACGGAAATTGAAAGCTATCTCAAGAGATGCATAAAAACTAATCGAGGTAGCGACATAGTCGCCATTGCAGAGTTAGCTCTTGCCAGTGTCGCTGTAAGTGCAACACTACCCAATATGGTTCCTGATTGGTTGAAAGAAGGGGATTTTAGCGATCGATCGGTGTTGAAAAAGCCTTACACATCCTATTTGCAGGCTAGATATTTTTTTTGCGTAGGCAGGTATGAAGCCATGCTAAACGTGGCGCAAACTGCATTGACCTTAAGTGCGTCGGAGCAAGAAATCACATTTGCCGATATCTATTTACGAGTAACTTGCGCCATCGCCTGTTACCATCTCGAACGTGAAGAGGAGGCTAGACGTTGGCTCCTGGAGGTTATGCGTATTTGTCTACCTCACGGGTTTATTACACCCTTTGCAGAGGTTATTACCCAATTGGGCGGACTGATTGAGCAGTGCCTGAAGCAGGAATTTCCTGACTATTACGACGCTATAATCAGCCAATATAATCGCACTGCTAAGAACTGGATTACCTTTCATAATAAGTTCGCACAGGATAACATCACGCTTGTTTTATCTCTGCGAGAATACCATATTGCTATGCTTGTGGCGCGACACGTTCCATACGCAAAAATAGCTGAGAAGCATTATATTTCCGTGGGAAGACTCAAAAATATTATGATGGAGATTTACGATAAGTTAAATATATCTGGTCGTGACGAGCTTGCTGCATACATCATGGAAATAAAAAGGTGA
- a CDS encoding S-layer homology domain-containing protein has product MDNYSDADDISSWAKTSFDWACEAELVKGTTNTTLEPQGSATRAQVATILMRFCENII; this is encoded by the coding sequence ATTGATAATTATAGCGATGCCGATGATATCAGCAGTTGGGCTAAAACCTCATTTGACTGGGCTTGTGAGGCAGAATTAGTAAAGGGCACTACCAATACTACTCTTGAACCTCAAGGCAGTGCTACTCGTGCTCAGGTTGCAACGATATTGATGAGATTCTGTGAAAATATAATATAA